The DNA segment TAAGCTTCTCCTTTATTTCTCCATTGACTATTAGGTATGCTTCTTGAGCTCCAAATTGGAATATGCCTTCAGCTGGGCTTACTTGTCCACCTCTACCACCCTTCGCATATATCCCATACTTTATGTCTTCAATTAATTCTTCGAAGCTCATGTCCCCTGGCTGGAAGAATGTGTTTGTCATTCTAACTATTGGTGGGAATCTGTAGTCTTGTGCTCTTGCATTTCCAGTTACTGGTAGACTCATTTTCCCAGCTGCTTCCCTATTGGTTAAGTATCCCTTTAAAATCCCTCTTTGTATTATGACTTTCCTTTGTGTTTTGATGCCTTCGTCATCGTATATGTCTGTTCCAAATCTTTCTGGTATTGTGGCGTCATCTATTAGTGTTACATGTTCTGAGCCTATCTTTTCTCCAAGTTTCCCTCTTAGTATGCTTGTCCCTCTTAGTACTCCATCGGCTTCTGATGCGTGCCCTATGGCTTCATGCGCCATTAATCCTGATAATGCTCCATCTATTACCACTGTGAATTTTCCTCCTGGTGCAGGTTTCGCTTTCAATAGTTCCATAGCCTTCCTTGCAGCTTCCATGCTTCTCTCTTCCACCTTCATTCTTTCAGTTACTTCAAATCCACCTAGCATTGCATATCTATCCCTATATGATTGTATTAATCCTGCTTCCCTAGCGTAAGCCCATATTCCCCAGTAAACCCATGAATTTCTCATTTCCAGTTGAGTTCCATCGCTTGTGCATATGATTTTCGTTTCTGTGTAATCGTCATAGTTTGATGTTGTCTTTATATTTGGTGATATCTTCCTTGCAGCTTCATCCGCCTTTAATAGGAACTTCATCTTTTCCTCTATTGATACTTCTTCTAGTGGTTCTTTCACTGGAGTTTTCACTTCGTCAATTACCACATTGCTTGGTGCTAGATTCATTTTTTCAGAGTCTTTGCTTGCTTGTTTAGCCATTTTTGTAGCTATGTTTAGGGCGTTTTCAAGTGATCTTTTATCGATATTGTTTGTTGTGGAGAATCCCCATGCGCCATTAAGTAGCACTCTTATTGCAACTCCTTGCTCTATTCCAGGGGCTGCTGAAACGATCTTCCCATCTCTGATTTCGATGCTTGTGCTGTGAAACTTTTGGTATCTTGCTTCCACATATTCTCCTCCAAGTTCGCTTCCCTTACTTACCACCCATAACATTAAATCCATAATGTGCGTCATCAAATCATATTTCAATTTAAATTGCTTATAACCTTTTAGTTTCAATTTTTTGGATTTCCAGTTTTTGTCCATTAGCAACAAGTATATTTTGTGCCATTGTTTATTTATATTGTTGATTTGTATGCTGATTCCATGTGAAGTTGTTGTTAAGTTTGTTTTGCCTAGTGTTAGGGCTGCTTTGGCTAAGAGGCTTATGTTAAATTATGGTTTTAAGCAAATTGAGGTGGCAAAGCTTCTTGGGGTTAGTCAGCCTGCCATTAGCCTTTATAGTAGGCGTTTGAGGGGTGGAGCTCTCAATGTTGAGGATTATCCTGATATTATGGAGCATATTGATTTGCTTGCTAAATCCTTTGCTTCCGGTAATGTGGATTATAAGTTTTTTGTTGGTGAAGTGTGCAGTATATGTAGGATTGTGAGGGCTAAGGGTTTACTTTGCAGTTTCCATAAGATTGTTGACTCCGAATGTAATCTTATGGATTGTGACCTTTGCAAGTCTATCTCTCAAAAATGTTGATAAATAATAGTGTGTTGGTTTTGGTTTACTGAACTTTCAAATGTACTTCTACATTCTCTTTTAATGTCCATAGTACTGGACAGTATTTTTCCGCTAGTTCTGCTGCTCTTTGTATTTCCTCCTTTGGAGCCCCTTTTGCATTTATTTCCACTTCTATGTTCTTGTATCTTTGTGGTGTTTCTTTCATGGTTTCTCCATGAATCTTTACTTCCAAGTTTTCCACATTTATCTTTCTGCTGTTTAGTATTCTTAGCATTACTGATGATAGGCATCCTCCCAGTGCTACTAGTACTAGTTCCATTGCTGAGGGTCCGTACCTCTTTTCTGCTCCAACTGTTTCCATTGATCCTCCCATTACCACTGTGAATCCTGTTTCTGTGGTGGCTATTAGGCCTACCCCCTTATGTAGCTCCACTTTCACTTCAACCATGTTCTCACCAACTGTTTTCTTTACTTTTTGTATTTATGTTTTCTGTTTTAGGTATTGGTTGAACCATTCTATCATGTGCTTTAGCCTTTTAACTCTATGGTTTGGTTTTCCTGATCTGCTGAATACGTGGCTTCCACTTGTGAATAGTAGTAGTTTTGCTTCTTTTCCGAGGTATTTTAGTGCTGTGTAGAATAGTAGTGCTTGGTCTAGGTAGCATCTGTAATCTTCCATGCTGTGTATTATTAGTATTGGTGTTTGAACTTTGTTGGCGTGTGTTATTGGTGATTTGTTTATCCATTCCTCCCTATTGTTCCACCAGTCTCCACCTATTTGGTCTGGTACGAAGTGGAATCCTATGTCTGTGGTTCCGAATTCAGCTAGCCAGCAGCTTATCCCATTTAGTGATACTGCTGCTTTGAATTTGTTGGTTTGCGTTATTATCCAGTTTGTCATGTATCCGCCATAGCTTATCCCCGTTACTCCCATTCTCTCTTCATCTATGTAATTATACTCTCTTGTTACGTATTCGATCATTTCCATTATGTCTTGATAATCTCTTTCACCATACTTCCCCCTTATATCTGCGAATTCTTCACTATATCCACCACTACCCCTAATGTTTGCATATATCACCACGTATCCATTGGCTGCGCATATTTGGTGTTCGAACATGAATGCATATCCGAAGGTGCTTTTTGGTCCTCCATGTATGAATATTATTGTTGGATACTTTTCCCCTTCCCTGTATTCTGTTGGTTTCATTATCCATCCTTCTATGTTGGCTCCATCTGATGCTTTGAATTGGAATCTCTCATGTCCCTGCACTTTCACTTCCCTCAATATTTCATCGTTGAAGCTTGTTAGCTTTCTTTCTAAGCCATTCTCCCATACATAGATTTCTGCTGGCATCTTTTCAGTTACCTTTGTGTATACTATCTTGTTGTCTTTTACTTGGAAGTTTTCTATTACGAAGTCTCCTGTAACTACGTCTTCCACTTCCATTGTCTTCATGTTCATTTTGTATATGTTGTGTCTCCCCCCTCTTGTTTGTGTGAAGTATATTTCATCATTTTCTATTATTGGTGGTTGTGGTGCTTGGTATGGTCCTCTTAGATCGTAGTATATGCTGTGATTTGTTTGGTATCCGGTTTTCCCGGTTAGGTTTTGTAGTTCTTCTGTTTCTATGTTTATTTGCCATATGCATTCATGTGTTGGGTATCCTCTCCTATAGTCGTTTCCTCTGAATATTATTCTTTTACCGTCTGGGTGCCATGTTAGTGGTCCTATGCCCATTCCCATATGCTTTAATTTTATGGTTTCCCTTGTTTCGAGGTTTATTATGTGTAGGTATTGTTTTCTTGGTTCCATGTAGTTTGTTGTTGCTGCGTATGCTACCTTCTTTCCATCATTGGAGTATTTTGCTTCCACTACGTCTATGTCTCCTGAAGTTAATTGTTCCACTTCATTTGAGTATATGTCTATTTGGAATAGATGTGTGTTTATGTGGTGTGTAAATCCTATTCCATCAAACCATATGGGTATTTTGTCTATTAGTCTTGCTTCTTGATCCAATTCCCCCCTCATCACTGTTGATCTGTATAGGATGTGTTTGTTGTCTGGATTCCATGATGGCTGTATTATTCCATTCCTACTCTTCATTACTAGTCTTGGTTCCCCACCATTTATTTGTTGTATCCATAGTTCGTTTCCAGGTTCCCCCTCCCTTATGGTTCTTCTTGATATGAATAGTAGTTTTTTGCCGTCTTGACTCCATCTTGGCCATGTGTCTGTGGGTCCATTTGTGGTTAGTTCTACTTCTCCATTATCTATGTTGATAACCCATATCCTAGATTTGTAATTGTTTTCTTGTGTGTCTGGTTTTATTGTTACGAAGGCTATTCTTTTGCCGTCTGGCGATATTTGTGGGTCGCATACTGACGTGAACCTATTGTAATCTTCTATTTTTAGGTTTCTCATGATCTCAGCGTATACCTTTATGTTTTAATTG comes from the Candidatus Methanomethylicota archaeon genome and includes:
- a CDS encoding TldD/PmbA family protein, whose translation is MTHIMDLMLWVVSKGSELGGEYVEARYQKFHSTSIEIRDGKIVSAAPGIEQGVAIRVLLNGAWGFSTTNNIDKRSLENALNIATKMAKQASKDSEKMNLAPSNVVIDEVKTPVKEPLEEVSIEEKMKFLLKADEAARKISPNIKTTSNYDDYTETKIICTSDGTQLEMRNSWVYWGIWAYAREAGLIQSYRDRYAMLGGFEVTERMKVEERSMEAARKAMELLKAKPAPGGKFTVVIDGALSGLMAHEAIGHASEADGVLRGTSILRGKLGEKIGSEHVTLIDDATIPERFGTDIYDDEGIKTQRKVIIQRGILKGYLTNREAAGKMSLPVTGNARAQDYRFPPIVRMTNTFFQPGDMSFEELIEDIKYGIYAKGGRGGQVSPAEGIFQFGAQEAYLIVNGEIKEKLRDFSMSGFILETLKNVTGVAKDFDIYPSFCGKMGQSMRTTCGGPHMRIENMMVGGRG
- a CDS encoding OsmC family protein gives rise to the protein MVEVKVELHKGVGLIATTETGFTVVMGGSMETVGAEKRYGPSAMELVLVALGGCLSSVMLRILNSRKINVENLEVKIHGETMKETPQRYKNIEVEINAKGAPKEEIQRAAELAEKYCPVLWTLKENVEVHLKVQ
- a CDS encoding S9 family peptidase, yielding MRNLKIEDYNRFTSVCDPQISPDGKRIAFVTIKPDTQENNYKSRIWVINIDNGEVELTTNGPTDTWPRWSQDGKKLLFISRRTIREGEPGNELWIQQINGGEPRLVMKSRNGIIQPSWNPDNKHILYRSTVMRGELDQEARLIDKIPIWFDGIGFTHHINTHLFQIDIYSNEVEQLTSGDIDVVEAKYSNDGKKVAYAATTNYMEPRKQYLHIINLETRETIKLKHMGMGIGPLTWHPDGKRIIFRGNDYRRGYPTHECIWQINIETEELQNLTGKTGYQTNHSIYYDLRGPYQAPQPPIIENDEIYFTQTRGGRHNIYKMNMKTMEVEDVVTGDFVIENFQVKDNKIVYTKVTEKMPAEIYVWENGLERKLTSFNDEILREVKVQGHERFQFKASDGANIEGWIMKPTEYREGEKYPTIIFIHGGPKSTFGYAFMFEHQICAANGYVVIYANIRGSGGYSEEFADIRGKYGERDYQDIMEMIEYVTREYNYIDEERMGVTGISYGGYMTNWIITQTNKFKAAVSLNGISCWLAEFGTTDIGFHFVPDQIGGDWWNNREEWINKSPITHANKVQTPILIIHSMEDYRCYLDQALLFYTALKYLGKEAKLLLFTSGSHVFSRSGKPNHRVKRLKHMIEWFNQYLKQKT